From one Candidatus Binataceae bacterium genomic stretch:
- a CDS encoding dioxygenase, producing MKTPTAAGITRNAIARMSKCKDPRLKQIVRSLMNHLHDFAREVKLTPEEWLAGIEFLTAVGHITDEKRQEFILLSDTLGLSAVVDLMANRKGESTATDSSLLGPFFRQGAPMFPIDGDISHGASGEKLMVAGRVLNTAGEPVAGALIDTWQASSDGIYDLQQKNSDQMNFRGRLRTGADGRFRFRSVKPSSYPVPSDGPVGKMLRTLARHPYRPAHVHFKIAAPGYRTLTTALYVAGDRYLDSDVVFGAKKSLVVSYRGSGRNGAASTIEFDFVLDSKESTKKGRRGQLAASM from the coding sequence ATGAAAACACCAACCGCAGCTGGAATTACGCGTAATGCGATCGCCCGAATGTCGAAATGCAAGGACCCGCGCCTCAAGCAGATTGTTCGCTCCCTCATGAATCATCTTCACGATTTCGCGCGCGAAGTTAAGCTGACTCCCGAGGAATGGCTGGCCGGCATTGAGTTCCTGACCGCCGTGGGCCACATCACGGATGAAAAGCGCCAGGAGTTTATACTGCTGTCGGATACGCTCGGGCTGAGCGCGGTCGTCGATCTGATGGCCAATCGCAAAGGCGAATCCACTGCGACTGATTCGAGCCTGCTCGGGCCCTTTTTTCGCCAGGGTGCCCCCATGTTTCCGATAGACGGAGATATCTCTCACGGCGCATCTGGCGAGAAGCTGATGGTAGCGGGGCGGGTATTGAACACCGCTGGCGAACCCGTCGCCGGCGCGCTGATCGATACCTGGCAAGCCTCCTCGGACGGAATTTATGACCTGCAGCAAAAGAATTCAGACCAAATGAATTTCCGGGGCCGCTTGCGAACCGGGGCGGATGGGCGGTTTCGCTTTCGCTCGGTTAAGCCCTCGAGCTATCCGGTTCCCTCGGACGGTCCGGTAGGAAAGATGCTGCGGACATTGGCGCGTCATCCCTATCGCCCGGCCCATGTCCACTTCAAGATCGCGGCGCCCGGCTACCGGACCCTGACCACCGCCTTATATGTCGCGGGAGACCGCTACCTGGACTCCGATGTCGTTTTCGGCGCGAAGAAGTCGCTCGTGGTCAGCTACCGCGGTTCGGGAAGGAACGGGGCCGCGTCGACCATCGAATTCGACTTCGTCCTCGATTCCAAAGAATCGACAAAGAAAGGAAGACGCGGGCAGCTTGCGGCGTCAATGTAA
- a CDS encoding maleylacetate reductase produces the protein MLRFTYQALPARVIFGAGSLERLPDEIQLLGASRALVLATPEQRDQAQAVAGRIGARAVGVFAQATMHVPLATAEAAREEAKRLSADCCVAVGGGSTTGLAKAIALVSALPILAVPTTYAGSEMTPIWGLTEAGIKRTGRDPRVLPRTVIYDPQLTVTLPPLLSATSGMNAVAHCVEALYAEDANPVISLMAEEGIRALATSLPAVVKNPHEIEGRSQALYGAWLAGASLGAVGMALHHKLCHVLGGTFNLPHAETNTVVLPYVVAYNRAAAPKAIARVARALGVDEGAAGLYALAASMGAPTSLGQIGMKESDLDRAADLAVESPYYNPRPVTREGVRGLLEYAFCGRPPTPR, from the coding sequence ATGCTGCGCTTTACATATCAGGCACTACCCGCGCGAGTCATTTTCGGTGCTGGCAGCCTGGAGCGCCTGCCCGACGAGATCCAGCTTCTGGGCGCTTCGCGCGCATTGGTGCTCGCCACACCTGAGCAGCGTGATCAGGCGCAAGCCGTCGCCGGTCGAATCGGTGCCCGAGCGGTGGGAGTGTTTGCGCAAGCAACCATGCACGTGCCACTCGCGACGGCCGAGGCCGCGCGCGAAGAAGCTAAACGACTGAGCGCGGATTGCTGTGTAGCGGTGGGTGGAGGTTCCACCACCGGACTCGCAAAAGCCATCGCACTCGTTTCGGCGCTTCCGATTCTTGCGGTGCCGACTACTTATGCGGGTTCCGAAATGACTCCCATCTGGGGATTGACCGAGGCCGGCATCAAGCGGACCGGGCGCGACCCGCGGGTACTCCCCAGGACCGTGATCTACGATCCGCAGCTAACCGTCACGCTGCCGCCCCTGCTGTCTGCCACCAGCGGAATGAACGCGGTCGCGCATTGCGTGGAAGCACTGTATGCGGAAGATGCGAATCCGGTCATCTCACTGATGGCGGAAGAGGGTATTCGAGCGCTCGCAACCAGCCTTCCCGCAGTGGTTAAGAACCCACACGAAATCGAAGGACGCTCGCAAGCTCTGTATGGTGCGTGGCTTGCCGGTGCTTCGCTGGGCGCGGTGGGCATGGCGCTTCATCACAAGCTCTGTCATGTGCTCGGCGGCACCTTCAATCTGCCCCACGCCGAAACCAACACCGTCGTGCTGCCCTACGTGGTGGCATACAATCGGGCTGCCGCACCCAAAGCCATCGCGCGGGTTGCGCGAGCATTGGGTGTCGACGAGGGCGCGGCCGGCCTGTATGCGCTCGCTGCCTCCATGGGCGCGCCCACCAGCCTTGGCCAAATTGGAATGAAAGAAAGCGATCTGGATCGCGCCGCCGACCTCGCGGTGGAAAGTCCCTACTACAATCCGCGACCTGTCACTCGCGAGGGAGTTCGTGGGTTGTTGGAGTATGCATTCTGCGGGCGTCCGCCGACACCGCGTTGA
- a CDS encoding LLM class flavin-dependent oxidoreductase — protein MKIGGFYEHQLPRPWTRDSEHQLLKNALEQVELADRSGYDYVWATEHHFLEEYAHSSAPEIFLAACAARTKNVRVGHGIVQMPPYVNQPARVAERIATLDLISDGRCDFGTGEGACEVELGGFSVPQEEKRALWLEGLQTAVRMLVEEPFTGFEGKYIKAPSRNVVPKPLQQPHPPLWLACSRRETILLAAKLGIGALTFAFVSPDESRQWVRDYYSTLETECEPVGYAINPQIAMACPFLCDRNEQLVRDMTHEHHGFFMYGLGHYAFFGHHEPGKTNLWESYKNQPVKVKIDDPLASASNVQNCVGTPEQIRATLRGFEESGVDQVLFLSQAGKIPHELLMSSIDLFGREVLPAIKERDHQRAKEKAALVERLSEKAMKRKTKPTPPQAPTVIRAAGHH, from the coding sequence ATGAAGATCGGCGGATTTTATGAGCATCAGCTTCCACGCCCGTGGACGCGCGATTCGGAACATCAGCTCCTGAAGAACGCGCTCGAGCAGGTCGAGCTTGCCGACCGCAGCGGCTACGACTACGTGTGGGCGACCGAGCATCATTTCCTGGAAGAATATGCGCATTCCTCGGCGCCGGAGATCTTCCTGGCGGCCTGCGCGGCGCGCACCAAGAACGTCAGAGTCGGGCACGGCATCGTGCAGATGCCGCCCTATGTCAATCAACCGGCGCGGGTCGCTGAGCGTATCGCGACCCTCGACCTGATTAGCGACGGTCGATGCGATTTCGGCACCGGGGAAGGGGCTTGCGAGGTCGAGTTGGGCGGGTTCTCCGTACCACAGGAAGAGAAGCGCGCGCTTTGGTTAGAAGGGCTGCAGACGGCCGTGCGGATGTTGGTTGAGGAGCCGTTCACCGGCTTCGAGGGCAAGTATATCAAGGCTCCCAGCCGCAACGTGGTGCCCAAGCCCCTGCAGCAGCCTCACCCTCCGCTGTGGCTGGCATGCTCGCGGCGCGAAACGATTCTGCTCGCGGCCAAGCTCGGCATCGGCGCGTTGACCTTCGCGTTCGTCTCTCCCGACGAATCGCGCCAGTGGGTGCGCGACTACTACTCGACGCTCGAAACCGAATGCGAACCGGTCGGCTACGCGATCAACCCTCAGATTGCAATGGCCTGCCCGTTTCTGTGCGATCGCAACGAGCAGCTGGTGCGCGACATGACGCACGAACACCACGGCTTCTTCATGTACGGACTCGGCCACTACGCATTCTTCGGGCACCATGAACCGGGCAAGACCAATCTCTGGGAGAGTTACAAGAATCAGCCGGTCAAAGTGAAAATCGACGACCCCCTGGCCTCAGCGTCGAACGTGCAAAACTGTGTCGGCACACCCGAGCAGATTCGGGCAACGCTGCGTGGTTTCGAAGAATCCGGGGTGGACCAGGTTCTGTTTCTTTCGCAAGCTGGCAAGATTCCGCACGAGTTGCTCATGTCCTCGATAGACCTGTTCGGCCGCGAAGTTCTGCCCGCGATCAAAGAACGCGACCATCAGCGCGCAAAAGAAAAAGCTGCATTGGTGGAACGGCTCAGCGAGAAAGCGATGAAACGCAAAACCAAGCCCACGCCACCGCAGGCGCCGACGGTGATCCGGGCGGCCGGACATCACTGA
- a CDS encoding aldehyde dehydrogenase family protein codes for MHLETKLFIDGEFVAAADGATIAVLNPHDNSRLAEVAEARPADVDQAVAAAWKAFPAWRATAAAERGRLLLKLAEAIEAHADELARIESLDTGHPIRDTRGLDVPRTAATFRYFGGMADKLQGSVVPVEQGLLNYVVREPLGVIGQIVPWNFPVMSTSWKMGPALAAGNCVVLKPAELTPLSSLKVAELVREVGFPPGVVNIIPDYGAVAGQYLAEHPQVTKVAFTGSTVTGRKIVQASSGNLKRIQLELGGKGANIVFEDADLKAAIGGSAFAIFHNQGQACIAGSRLLLHKPIAEPFLEGFLRLAASIRLGDPLDPATEMGPLTSMTHRERVLNYCEVAKQEGGEILIGGKPPADPGLAQGCYVMPTVVRARPSDRVCQEEVFGPFVTVTTFKDETEVVAIANDGVYGLGGGLWTRDLQRAHRVADRLSTGMVWINCYKRVNPGSPFGGVRNSGYGRDMGFEAALDYTAPKSVWVNVDAAIPPFYRR; via the coding sequence ATGCATCTCGAGACCAAGTTATTTATCGATGGCGAGTTCGTCGCTGCTGCCGACGGCGCCACCATCGCAGTCCTGAATCCTCACGACAATTCCCGGCTAGCCGAAGTCGCTGAGGCGCGCCCCGCTGATGTCGACCAGGCGGTCGCGGCCGCATGGAAAGCGTTTCCCGCGTGGCGCGCAACCGCCGCAGCTGAGCGCGGACGCTTGCTGCTCAAGCTGGCCGAGGCAATCGAAGCCCACGCCGACGAGCTGGCGAGAATCGAATCACTTGATACGGGTCATCCAATCCGAGACACGCGGGGACTGGATGTTCCGCGCACCGCCGCCACCTTCCGCTACTTCGGCGGCATGGCCGACAAGCTTCAAGGCAGCGTTGTACCAGTGGAGCAAGGCCTCCTGAACTATGTGGTGCGGGAGCCACTCGGGGTGATCGGACAGATCGTGCCGTGGAATTTTCCGGTGATGTCCACAAGCTGGAAGATGGGTCCCGCGCTGGCGGCGGGCAATTGTGTCGTTCTGAAACCTGCTGAACTCACTCCGCTGAGTTCTCTGAAGGTTGCGGAGTTGGTGCGGGAGGTCGGCTTTCCGCCCGGGGTCGTCAATATCATTCCCGATTATGGCGCGGTCGCCGGTCAGTACCTCGCCGAGCATCCGCAGGTGACCAAGGTCGCATTCACCGGCTCGACCGTGACCGGACGTAAAATCGTGCAAGCGTCATCGGGTAACCTAAAACGTATTCAGCTCGAGCTTGGCGGCAAGGGCGCCAATATCGTGTTCGAAGACGCCGACCTGAAGGCCGCGATCGGCGGCAGCGCGTTTGCCATCTTCCACAACCAGGGTCAGGCGTGCATCGCCGGATCGCGGCTGCTCTTACACAAACCGATCGCCGAGCCGTTTCTGGAGGGGTTTCTGCGACTAGCAGCCTCGATAAGGCTCGGCGATCCGCTCGATCCCGCGACCGAAATGGGCCCGCTGACCTCGATGACGCATCGCGAACGCGTACTCAACTATTGCGAGGTCGCGAAGCAAGAAGGTGGCGAGATTCTGATCGGCGGCAAGCCTCCCGCCGACCCCGGGTTGGCTCAAGGATGCTACGTTATGCCGACAGTCGTCCGTGCCCGCCCCTCGGATCGCGTCTGCCAGGAGGAAGTCTTTGGTCCGTTCGTGACAGTGACAACCTTCAAAGATGAGACAGAGGTGGTCGCCATCGCTAACGACGGCGTCTATGGGCTGGGGGGCGGGCTCTGGACGCGAGATCTCCAGCGCGCTCATCGGGTTGCAGACCGACTTTCCACCGGCATGGTCTGGATAAACTGCTATAAGCGGGTGAACCCGGGCTCTCCCTTCGGCGGCGTGCGCAACTCCGGCTACGGACGGGACATGGGATTTGAGGCCGCGCTCGACTACACGGCTCCGAAGTCGGTCTGGGTCAACGTGGATGCCGCGATCCCGCCTTTCTATCGCCGCTGA
- a CDS encoding amidohydrolase family protein, protein MKSGTSQSAEIRARLKHPIIDSDGHVAEFEPAFFDFLRATAGAEMVEKFKSLSDSPYFFRWYRLTPAQRRDLRAPRMQWWVHPTLQTLDRATSSLPKLLHERLDEMGLDFTIIYPSMGMFMLHMGNDEMRPILCRAYNDMHAQLFSAYSDRMTPAAIIPMHTPREAIAELEHAVRDLKLKAILMPSFVRRPVAEKSARGFWSDNLCIDSEYDYDPVWAKCLELKVAPTFHSPSSGLGFRTSVSNFVYNHIGHFAASAESICKALFLGGVTRRFPQLRFAFMEGGVAWAATLYGDLIGHWQKRNLEAVRNLAPDKLDLPLMRKLFQEYGGDYGEAAVARLGEDRSHLLWGGPEDPSTLDEFARCGISCKEDIRDLFATKFFFGCEGDDKLTALAFDAKKNPMGTRLGAVYSSDIGHFDLPDMRDAAKEAHELVDEGLIDRRDFRDFVFANPVHAKADVNPDFFKGTIVEQDVVRLLAEKPSKGGPE, encoded by the coding sequence ATGAAGAGCGGGACCTCTCAGTCAGCTGAAATTCGCGCGCGTCTCAAACATCCGATTATCGACTCCGACGGGCATGTTGCGGAGTTCGAGCCGGCGTTTTTCGATTTCCTGAGGGCTACCGCGGGTGCTGAGATGGTCGAGAAGTTCAAGTCGCTAAGCGACAGTCCCTACTTCTTCCGGTGGTACCGTCTGACCCCCGCGCAGCGTCGCGACCTGCGCGCGCCGAGGATGCAATGGTGGGTACATCCCACCCTCCAGACTCTCGACCGGGCGACCAGTTCGCTACCCAAGCTGCTACATGAGCGCCTCGACGAAATGGGTCTCGATTTTACGATCATCTACCCGAGCATGGGCATGTTCATGCTGCACATGGGCAACGATGAGATGCGTCCCATCCTCTGTCGCGCCTATAACGACATGCACGCGCAGTTGTTCTCGGCATACTCGGATCGAATGACCCCCGCCGCAATCATTCCCATGCATACCCCACGCGAAGCGATTGCCGAGCTGGAACACGCGGTACGGGACTTGAAGCTCAAGGCCATCCTGATGCCCTCCTTCGTCCGTCGCCCGGTTGCCGAAAAATCGGCACGCGGCTTCTGGTCTGACAACCTGTGCATCGACAGCGAGTACGACTACGACCCGGTCTGGGCGAAGTGCCTAGAATTGAAAGTAGCACCGACCTTTCACTCGCCGAGTAGCGGGTTGGGATTTCGTACCTCGGTCTCCAACTTCGTGTACAACCATATCGGCCACTTCGCGGCGTCGGCGGAATCCATCTGCAAGGCGCTGTTCCTGGGAGGGGTGACGCGACGTTTCCCGCAATTGCGCTTCGCATTCATGGAAGGAGGGGTTGCGTGGGCTGCGACGCTGTACGGGGATCTGATCGGGCATTGGCAAAAGCGCAATCTGGAGGCGGTGAGGAACCTGGCGCCCGACAAACTCGACCTTCCGCTGATGCGAAAGTTGTTTCAAGAATACGGCGGCGACTACGGCGAGGCGGCAGTCGCCCGCCTGGGCGAGGACCGGTCGCACTTGCTATGGGGCGGGCCGGAGGATCCGTCCACGCTCGACGAGTTCGCTCGCTGCGGCATCAGCTGCAAGGAAGATATCCGAGACCTATTCGCTACCAAGTTTTTCTTCGGCTGTGAGGGCGACGACAAGCTGACGGCGCTGGCTTTCGACGCGAAGAAAAACCCGATGGGCACCCGGTTGGGCGCTGTTTACAGCTCCGACATCGGACATTTCGACCTGCCTGATATGCGTGACGCAGCCAAAGAAGCCCACGAGTTGGTGGACGAGGGCTTGATTGACCGACGAGACTTCCGCGATTTCGTTTTTGCAAATCCGGTGCACGCGAAGGCGGACGTAAATCCGGATTTCTTTAAGGGAACGATTGTAGAACAAGACGTTGTCCGTTTGCTGGCCGAAAAACCTTCGAAGGGTGGGCCGGAATAA
- a CDS encoding 4-hydroxyphenylacetate 3-hydroxylase N-terminal domain-containing protein, whose translation MMTGEQYKKSLNDDRETFFEGERVRDLVTHPVLGPCASRVAAGYDRWFSPKPDAVSPLMAIPHSAAELKDRIPLTHESDIVSAVTYQSIMTLTTAATRIADALPHYAERIRSYVQGAQHRDIRIVECITDAKGDRSRPPGKQDDPDAYTHVVDRRKDGVVIRGAKLHITGASLSHELMTIPTKAMKPGEESYAIACAVPVNSPGVKIVDTTYAPRHPDSRVFPISSHIHMPEGFVMFDDVFVPNERIFLDGEFAQAAVFAHSLGLWERLGGLSAMAEEADQLVGFAQLIAEANGLAKESHIKEKISEMIIHATLVRAALEAAIANCSINPEGAFPDELYTNAGKYHAAANYNAMVRHLHDISGGSVLTAPSIADFENEVTGPLLRKYMGTMNGVDGEYRARLFHAIRDLTADAYGGWKAVTNVQAGGGLYAQRIVTRRYYDLKGAKEKAMHVAGIKDQVSSN comes from the coding sequence ATGATGACCGGAGAACAATACAAGAAGAGCTTGAACGACGATCGCGAGACCTTCTTCGAAGGGGAGCGAGTCCGCGACCTGGTGACCCATCCGGTACTCGGGCCTTGCGCTTCGCGGGTGGCCGCGGGTTACGACCGCTGGTTTTCGCCTAAGCCCGACGCGGTCAGCCCGTTGATGGCGATTCCACATTCCGCCGCCGAGCTGAAAGACCGCATTCCGCTGACCCACGAATCCGACATAGTCTCGGCGGTCACCTACCAATCGATCATGACGCTGACCACCGCGGCCACCCGGATAGCCGACGCGCTGCCGCACTACGCGGAACGCATTCGTAGTTATGTCCAAGGCGCACAGCACCGCGACATCCGAATAGTCGAATGCATTACCGACGCGAAAGGCGACCGGAGCCGTCCTCCCGGCAAACAGGACGATCCCGATGCGTATACACACGTGGTCGATCGCCGCAAGGACGGAGTCGTCATCCGGGGCGCGAAGCTCCACATCACGGGCGCATCGCTCAGTCACGAGTTGATGACCATTCCAACCAAGGCGATGAAGCCAGGGGAAGAATCTTACGCGATTGCGTGCGCGGTGCCGGTCAATTCGCCGGGCGTCAAGATCGTCGATACGACTTACGCTCCGCGGCACCCCGACAGCCGGGTATTTCCGATTTCTTCCCACATTCACATGCCGGAAGGGTTTGTGATGTTCGATGATGTCTTCGTGCCTAACGAGCGCATCTTCCTCGATGGTGAGTTCGCGCAGGCGGCGGTGTTCGCACACTCGCTGGGGTTGTGGGAGCGGTTAGGGGGTCTTTCCGCAATGGCGGAAGAGGCGGATCAGCTCGTCGGGTTTGCACAGCTAATCGCGGAGGCGAACGGTCTGGCCAAGGAGAGCCACATCAAGGAGAAAATCTCCGAGATGATAATTCACGCAACCCTGGTGCGTGCCGCGCTGGAAGCCGCCATCGCGAATTGCAGCATTAACCCCGAGGGCGCTTTCCCCGACGAGCTCTACACCAACGCGGGCAAGTACCACGCGGCAGCCAACTACAACGCGATGGTGCGGCATCTCCACGACATTTCTGGGGGATCGGTGCTGACCGCGCCTTCAATTGCCGACTTCGAAAACGAAGTGACCGGCCCGCTGCTGCGAAAATACATGGGCACGATGAACGGGGTCGATGGCGAGTACCGCGCGCGCTTGTTCCATGCGATTCGCGACCTCACGGCCGACGCCTACGGCGGATGGAAAGCCGTGACCAACGTGCAAGCGGGTGGCGGCCTTTACGCGCAACGCATCGTGACGCGTAGATACTACGACCTGAAGGGCGCGAAGGAAAAAGCAATGCACGTCGCGGGCATCAAGGACCAGGTGTCCAGCAATTAG